DNA from Roseomonas gilardii subsp. gilardii:
GCCCTGCCCCATCCACCGCCAGACCGATGCGAGACACCCCCAGCTTTCTTCCCGACGCGACCGACCCTCCTGACGCTTCCGAAGCGGAACGCGAGGCGGAGCGGCTGCGCCGGGAGCGGGAGTGCGAGGCGGCCTGGGCGCGGCACCGGGGGCAATGCTATCCGACCAGCAGCGCGGTGAACGACTGGGAAGCCTACCACCGGGCGCTGCTGTCGGAGGAGGCGCGGCTGCACGGCTTCGTGGACTGGAACTCGCCACGGTTGCGCGAAAGGCTCTCGGCGGAGCAGAACCACCGCTGCTGCCATTGCGGCAAGCGGATGTATGCGGATGCGCCGGACCCGGACGACCGGCCGAGCTTCGAGCACATCCTGCCGCGCAAGCAGGGCGGCGGGAACCGTCCCTGCAACCTCGCCGTCGCCTGCCGCCGCTGCAACGTGGACCGGGCGCACAAGCTGGGCTGGTGCCGGGGGAAGCCCAAGGGCTAGGCACCCCATGCGCGGCGCCAGGATGGCGCGGGGGTGCTATAGGCCCCCCTCCCCTACTCTTCGCGCCATCGACCGGAGCGGACCCCAATGACCGAAGCCCTGACCATCCTGCCCCCCGGCCAGCCCCTGCGCGGCCGGGTTTCGCCCCCGGGGTCGAAATCCATCACCAACCGGGCGTTGCTGCTGGCCGGGCTGGCGGCGGGGGAAAGCCGGCTGACGGGCGCGCTGAAGAGCGACGACACGCGGCACATGGCGAATGCACTGCGCGCCATGGGGGTGGCGGTGGAGGAGCCGGAGGAGACGGGCTTCGTGGTGCGGGGCAGCGGGCGGCTGCGCGCGCCGGCGGAACCGCTCTTCCTGGGCAATGCGGGGACGGCGGTGCGCTTCCTGACGGCGGCGGCGGCGCTGGCAGGGGGAGAGGTGGTGCTGACCGGGGACGCGCATATGCGGAAGCGCCCGATCGCGCCGCTGGTGGAGGCGCTGCGGAGCCTGGGGGTGGAGGCGGAGGCGCCGACGGGATGCCCGCCGGTGACGGTGCGCGGGCGCGGCGGCGCGGGGGGCGGCTTCGAGGGGCGCGAGGTCGTGGTCGATGCCGGGCTGTCGAGCCAGTATGTCTCCGCGCTGCTGATGCTGGCCGCCTGCGGGGCGCATCCGGTGCGGGTGGCGCTGCGCGGCGATGCGATCGGGGCGCGGGGCTATATCGACCTGACCGTGGCGGCGATGCGGCGCTTCGGCGCCTCGGTGGAGACGGAGGGCGGCTCGGCCTGGGTGGTGCAGCCGGGCGGCTACCGGGCGGCGGACCTGCATGTGGAGCCGGATGCCTCGGCGGCGACCTATCTCTGGGCGGCGGAGGCGCTGACCGGGGGGGCGATCGACCTGGGCGTGGCGGCGGGGGATTTCACCCAGCCGGATGCGGCGGCCTCTCCGCTGATCCGGGATTTCCGGGCCATGCCGCCGGTGATCGACGGGTCGCAGATGCAGGATGCGGTGCCGACCCTGGTGGTGGTGGCGGCCTTCGGCGCCGCGCCGGTGCGCTTCACGGGGATCGCCAACCTGCGGGTGAAGGAATGCGATCGGGTGCATGCCATGGCGACGGAGCTGTCGCGGCTCTCGCCCGGGCTGGCGGTGGAGGATGGGGACGACCTGGTGGTGACCCCGGCACCGCTGGAAGGGTTCCGGGCGGCGCGGATCGAGACCTATGGCGACCACCGGATCGCCATGAGCATGGCGCTGGCCGGGCTGATGGTGCCGGGGGTGACGATCCTCGACCCGGGCTGCGTGGCGAAGACCTATCCGGATTTCTGGCGGGATCTGGGGCGGCTGGGGGTGGAGATGCGGGCGGAGGGGTGAAGGCCCGTGCCCACCCCTCCGGAAACTCGATTGGGACAGGACGCCGGCGAAGCCATGAAAGACCGAGCCACATCGCACCGGGGAAACGTCACCTGAACGACTCACCATCGCTCGGCATCTTCTGGTTTCTCGCCGATGCCGCCAGGGCTGTGCATCTGCTCGCGCGGCCCTATGCCCTGGCCGAGGCCGAATCCTATGGCGATTGTGACACGTCGCCCGATGGGCATGCCGATATCTGGGAAGCTTGGCAACGGCGCGTCCTGACGCTGCCTCTGCCCGCTCTCCAGGCTCTTGTCACGGGCACCGAATACGATGCCTGGCCTCGTGGGCGCATCGTGCATGAGCGGGCTGCCGGACGTTTCGTCCTGTATGCCGACCGGCAGCTCATGACGCCGGGGCGCCTTGTGCGCATCCATGCGGCCTTCGCGCTGCCACCGGAGCGTACGGTGGTTCGCGGCGATGCGCACTATAGCAGGGCACAACGCCTTCCACCTGATCTTCCAGGGCAGTGAGATCTTCGGATCATGCGCCACCACCAATGCAATATCCATCGACCATTGCAGGATGCGAATGGACCTGCTGCGATGATCTGCGGGAATACACAAGGACATTGATACCGTCGTGACGCCCGATGACATCGATGCTGAGTACAAGAGGCTCGGTTACCGGCTTGGCTGGTCCTTCATGGCGACTCCGGCGGCCCGCATGAACGATGCTGAAGTCTGTCTCGTCGGCCTCAATCCTGGC
Protein-coding regions in this window:
- a CDS encoding HNH endonuclease codes for the protein MRDTPSFLPDATDPPDASEAEREAERLRRERECEAAWARHRGQCYPTSSAVNDWEAYHRALLSEEARLHGFVDWNSPRLRERLSAEQNHRCCHCGKRMYADAPDPDDRPSFEHILPRKQGGGNRPCNLAVACRRCNVDRAHKLGWCRGKPKG
- a CDS encoding 3-phosphoshikimate 1-carboxyvinyltransferase, with translation MTEALTILPPGQPLRGRVSPPGSKSITNRALLLAGLAAGESRLTGALKSDDTRHMANALRAMGVAVEEPEETGFVVRGSGRLRAPAEPLFLGNAGTAVRFLTAAAALAGGEVVLTGDAHMRKRPIAPLVEALRSLGVEAEAPTGCPPVTVRGRGGAGGGFEGREVVVDAGLSSQYVSALLMLAACGAHPVRVALRGDAIGARGYIDLTVAAMRRFGASVETEGGSAWVVQPGGYRAADLHVEPDASAATYLWAAEALTGGAIDLGVAAGDFTQPDAAASPLIRDFRAMPPVIDGSQMQDAVPTLVVVAAFGAAPVRFTGIANLRVKECDRVHAMATELSRLSPGLAVEDGDDLVVTPAPLEGFRAARIETYGDHRIAMSMALAGLMVPGVTILDPGCVAKTYPDFWRDLGRLGVEMRAEG